A genomic stretch from Barnesiella intestinihominis YIT 11860 includes:
- a CDS encoding patatin-like phospholipase family protein yields MKRILSILFTVICGLACVQAQTVGLVLSGGGAKGIAHIGIIKALEENNVPIDYVAGTSMGAIVGAWYAMGYTPDEMLDLILSEDFNLWSRGIFDKRYVYYFKKPDPTPEIVTFNVALQDSTKFEPHFLPNSLINPFPMNYAFMSIFAPYSAQCEGNFDNLFVPFRAVASDVYHKREVILRNGDLGDAVRASMSFPFVFKPIEIDSVLVYDGGIYNNFPVDVMKSDFNPDIIIGSIVAAKLDKPKEDDLMNQIENMVMQKSDYTLDPEDGILMRFNLSDVGLLDFPKARQIAKIGYDRTIAMMDSIKSRIPRELSQDTRQLQRMVFKSKTPDLVFDKVSVEGGNHQQREYIRRQFDSDEPFSDEQAKAAYYKTISDGKISDLIPHARYDKESGMFNLDIKAKVHDQLAIGMGGFISSTSSNQIYIGAHYRTVSLNSLDLDLGGQIGQSYTSGMLSARFDLKTVIPMYLKLQAVASKQKFYQNETLFYSDRMPSFITQSEQYVKLRLGLPFLTGSKAVVSVGYGSMNDKYYQSNTVDFSKNEQDRSRYNLLVASMKFDQNNLNNYMYPTSGTDCSVLGLLAYGKERFKPYNSNLQPHSKQTLSWLQIEGNIHTYFPLGNKFVLGVRGKAVVSSKGLLSNYTSTLIQAPAFTPTPHSKTIFNPAFRSTQYLAAGVIPIWKILNNLQFRNEFYVFAPFRQIYEGENMVPYYGKAFTKYHFMGESSLVLDLSFASISLYANYYDYPARNWNFGINIGLLVFNPKFLE; encoded by the coding sequence ATGAAACGAATTTTGTCGATTCTCTTTACAGTGATCTGCGGATTGGCTTGTGTGCAGGCCCAGACCGTGGGTTTGGTTTTGAGCGGAGGCGGAGCTAAGGGAATAGCGCATATAGGTATTATCAAAGCTCTCGAAGAAAATAATGTGCCCATCGATTATGTAGCCGGTACGTCGATGGGGGCTATTGTGGGGGCATGGTATGCTATGGGATATACCCCCGACGAAATGCTGGATTTGATTCTTTCCGAAGATTTCAACTTGTGGTCTCGTGGAATTTTTGACAAAAGATACGTCTATTATTTTAAGAAACCCGATCCTACTCCCGAGATCGTTACATTTAATGTCGCTTTACAAGACTCGACTAAATTCGAACCGCATTTCTTGCCTAATAGCCTCATCAATCCGTTCCCTATGAATTATGCGTTCATGAGTATATTTGCACCTTATTCGGCACAGTGCGAAGGGAATTTCGATAATTTATTCGTTCCGTTTCGAGCGGTTGCCTCCGATGTATATCACAAGCGAGAAGTCATATTGAGGAATGGTGATTTGGGTGATGCCGTGAGAGCTTCCATGAGTTTCCCTTTCGTATTCAAACCGATTGAAATCGACAGCGTATTGGTCTATGACGGCGGTATTTATAATAATTTCCCTGTCGATGTGATGAAGTCCGATTTTAATCCCGATATCATCATCGGGAGTATTGTTGCCGCTAAACTGGATAAACCCAAAGAAGACGATTTGATGAATCAAATCGAGAATATGGTCATGCAAAAAAGCGATTATACTCTCGATCCCGAAGATGGGATTTTGATGCGTTTCAATTTGAGTGATGTAGGACTTCTCGACTTTCCCAAAGCACGGCAAATTGCCAAGATAGGATATGACCGTACGATAGCTATGATGGATTCTATCAAAAGTCGTATTCCCAGAGAACTATCTCAGGACACCCGCCAATTGCAGCGAATGGTTTTCAAAAGTAAAACCCCCGACCTTGTATTTGATAAAGTTTCGGTAGAGGGAGGGAATCATCAACAACGGGAGTATATTCGTCGGCAATTCGATTCAGATGAACCTTTTTCCGATGAGCAGGCTAAGGCTGCTTACTATAAAACCATATCCGATGGGAAAATATCCGATTTGATACCTCATGCCCGATACGACAAGGAAAGTGGCATGTTCAATCTCGATATTAAAGCAAAAGTGCACGATCAACTGGCGATAGGAATGGGAGGATTTATTTCGTCGACTAGTTCCAATCAAATATATATAGGTGCACACTATCGCACGGTAAGCCTCAATTCTCTCGATCTCGATTTAGGTGGGCAAATAGGACAGTCTTATACTTCCGGCATGTTATCGGCTCGTTTCGATTTGAAGACCGTTATACCTATGTATCTGAAACTGCAAGCTGTGGCTTCTAAACAAAAGTTTTATCAAAATGAAACGTTGTTTTATTCCGACCGTATGCCCTCTTTTATCACACAATCCGAGCAATATGTGAAGTTACGGTTGGGGTTGCCGTTTTTGACCGGTTCGAAAGCTGTCGTTTCTGTTGGATATGGTTCGATGAACGATAAGTATTACCAATCCAATACGGTAGATTTTTCCAAGAATGAACAGGATCGCAGTCGTTATAACTTGCTTGTAGCATCGATGAAATTCGATCAAAATAATTTGAATAATTACATGTACCCCACCTCTGGTACAGATTGTTCCGTATTAGGGCTATTGGCGTATGGAAAAGAACGATTCAAACCATATAACTCGAATTTGCAACCACATAGCAAACAGACACTTTCGTGGTTACAGATAGAAGGAAATATTCATACCTATTTCCCTTTGGGAAATAAATTCGTGTTGGGTGTTCGGGGAAAAGCCGTGGTATCGAGTAAAGGACTGTTGAGTAATTATACTTCCACACTAATCCAAGCACCGGCATTTACTCCTACTCCGCATAGTAAAACTATCTTCAATCCAGCTTTTCGTTCCACACAATATTTGGCTGCGGGAGTGATACCCATTTGGAAAATCCTGAATAATTTGCAATTTCGCAATGAGTTCTATGTTTTTGCTCCATTTCGGCAGATTTACGAAGGTGAAAATATGGTTCCCTATTATGGAAAAGCCTTTACGAAGTATCATTTTATGGGCGAGAGTTCCTTAGTGCTCGATCTCTCTTTCGCTTCGATTAGTCTTTATGCCAATTACTATGATTATCCAGCACGTAACTGGAACTTCGGTATAAATATCGGTCTGTTGGTATTCAATCCTAAATTCTTGGAATAA
- a CDS encoding BACON domain-containing protein, which translates to MKSFIYIFTLFFSVALLTACLDLSDKNKDDEPYSIELVNDIVVLSADETQKPNSIEFTVSDDWYIAPETSPETEYKGSDWVTVDTEHGSKGTHSIGIIAQANFSGKEREAAFRLTCGENSSLIIVKQSTRTQNGTILDFAIPRRIIADYQTIVSSKSTDLIQKPIALYINDEKFDVTPLSRQEGIFELPACLKGAHTMYVTIGEEQYQFGEVEIYTSGEPISNFVVGFPFSMDVDNITTLVTCNSGSYDYSFASDSNGAISLPLFRNADGRALGFCSFRDLEQISSRYIYGRIVCGTNEDEMIHYDTTNYTASLWSSSSQQVIIDIATGLVYYIDEQDVLIRMNAQFQQRDERSFYVSNLQRYQEDLDFNTRIYIIELPEGDLNYWKELSQHNPGLYVTARAYKTQVPDAIGIWGKWIGASDGSIYLNENQIMNKYGKIKEFTPPTEGQAKSEVFTCYGSGMLYRLRYLHYWEDASHIHSTLRIETPEGTSMWETDWVDPAPDNTTMIWYPYYKAYQYPDKTILLPGNIEKGNSTLFAITITPTGGVDSFEATPIDREQFSNIINHWDIQKFPYLSNHDYIITEDNKIYRRSIVPFGNEQLIYNGDGYIHNCISFQNVCSMFVRENDQLYLIDYDAQGTEKNKIPLYGEKFEAIGYRMCRFK; encoded by the coding sequence ATGAAATCTTTCATTTACATTTTTACCTTATTTTTTTCAGTAGCACTCTTAACAGCCTGTCTTGATCTTTCGGACAAAAATAAAGACGATGAGCCTTATTCAATCGAGTTGGTTAATGATATTGTCGTTCTATCGGCCGATGAGACCCAAAAGCCAAACAGTATCGAATTTACTGTATCAGACGATTGGTATATCGCTCCCGAGACTAGCCCGGAGACCGAGTATAAAGGCTCCGACTGGGTAACAGTCGACACCGAGCACGGTTCAAAAGGAACACACTCCATCGGGATTATCGCCCAAGCTAATTTCAGCGGTAAAGAAAGAGAGGCTGCATTCAGGCTCACCTGTGGCGAAAACAGTTCTCTTATCATTGTAAAACAAAGCACCCGCACTCAAAATGGCACGATACTAGACTTCGCAATTCCCCGGCGCATCATCGCCGACTACCAGACCATTGTCTCTTCCAAATCGACCGACTTAATCCAAAAACCTATTGCCTTATACATCAACGATGAAAAATTTGACGTGACTCCCCTCTCCCGCCAAGAGGGAATTTTTGAGTTGCCGGCATGCCTCAAAGGAGCACACACCATGTATGTGACTATCGGCGAAGAGCAATACCAATTCGGGGAAGTCGAGATATACACAAGCGGTGAGCCGATAAGTAATTTCGTCGTAGGTTTTCCGTTCAGCATGGACGTAGACAACATCACAACCCTCGTCACCTGCAATAGTGGCTCTTACGACTACTCGTTCGCTTCTGACTCCAACGGCGCAATATCTCTCCCTTTGTTTCGCAACGCCGATGGCCGAGCACTCGGTTTTTGTTCGTTTAGAGACCTCGAACAAATCTCTTCCCGATACATCTATGGAAGAATTGTATGTGGAACCAACGAAGACGAGATGATCCATTATGACACCACAAACTATACAGCCAGTTTGTGGAGCAGTTCCTCTCAACAAGTCATTATCGACATCGCCACAGGACTTGTCTATTACATAGACGAACAAGATGTTCTGATACGCATGAATGCTCAGTTCCAACAACGCGATGAACGCAGTTTCTATGTATCGAACCTACAACGTTACCAAGAAGATCTTGATTTCAATACACGCATTTATATCATAGAACTGCCTGAGGGAGACTTGAATTATTGGAAAGAATTATCCCAACACAACCCCGGACTGTATGTCACCGCTCGTGCTTACAAAACCCAAGTTCCCGATGCCATAGGCATTTGGGGCAAATGGATAGGCGCAAGTGACGGTTCTATCTACCTCAACGAGAATCAGATCATGAACAAATATGGGAAAATCAAAGAATTTACACCTCCTACCGAAGGGCAAGCCAAAAGCGAAGTTTTCACTTGTTACGGTTCGGGAATGCTATATCGGTTGCGTTATTTACATTATTGGGAAGATGCCTCGCACATTCACTCGACCCTCCGTATAGAAACTCCCGAAGGAACCTCAATGTGGGAGACCGACTGGGTAGATCCCGCCCCCGACAATACCACTATGATTTGGTATCCCTACTACAAAGCCTACCAATATCCCGACAAAACCATATTACTCCCCGGCAACATCGAGAAGGGCAATAGCACTCTCTTTGCCATCACCATTACTCCGACCGGTGGTGTAGACTCTTTTGAAGCTACACCTATCGACCGAGAGCAATTCTCTAACATTATAAACCATTGGGATATACAGAAATTCCCCTATTTAAGTAACCACGATTATATCATAACCGAGGACAATAAAATTTATCGTCGCAGCATTGTCCCATTCGGCAACGAACAACTCATCTACAATGGCGATGGATATATTCATAATTGCATAAGTTTCCAAAATGTATGCAGTATGTTCGTGCGCGAAAACGACCAACTTTACCTCATCGACTACGATGCACAAGGGACAGAAAAAAACAAAATCCCCCTTTATGGCGAAAAGTTTGAAGCAATAGGATACAGAATGTGCCGTTTTAAGTAG
- the fabD gene encoding ACP S-malonyltransferase yields the protein MKAFVFPGQGAQFVGMGKDLYENNPVAKEMFDKANEILGFNITDLMFNGTDEDLRQTKVTQPAIFLHSVILAKTMGDDFNPDMVAGHSLGEFSALVAAGALSFEDGLRLVSARAQAMQKACEKTPSTMAAVLALPDAKVEELCASVTEGIVVPANYNCPGQIVISGSIEGVDAACAKMLEAGAKRALKLKVGGAFHSPLMEPARAELADAIAHTDFHAPKCPVYQNVNAEPQTDPETIKKNLIAQLTAPVRWTQTVQNMIAAGADTFVEVGPGAVLQGLVKKISSEVATSGIQ from the coding sequence ATGAAAGCATTTGTATTTCCCGGACAAGGGGCGCAATTTGTAGGTATGGGAAAAGACCTCTACGAAAATAACCCCGTAGCCAAAGAGATGTTCGATAAGGCCAACGAGATATTGGGCTTCAATATCACCGACCTGATGTTTAACGGAACAGACGAAGATTTGCGTCAGACCAAAGTTACTCAGCCTGCTATATTCCTGCACTCGGTAATTTTGGCAAAAACGATGGGTGACGATTTTAATCCCGATATGGTAGCCGGTCACTCGTTGGGTGAATTTTCGGCATTGGTAGCCGCCGGAGCACTTTCTTTCGAGGACGGTTTGCGTCTTGTCTCGGCTCGTGCGCAGGCTATGCAGAAAGCTTGTGAAAAAACACCGTCGACGATGGCGGCTGTGTTGGCTTTACCCGATGCGAAAGTAGAGGAATTGTGCGCTTCGGTAACCGAAGGTATCGTGGTTCCTGCCAATTATAATTGCCCGGGACAAATCGTTATATCGGGTTCTATCGAAGGTGTAGATGCTGCTTGTGCAAAGATGTTGGAGGCCGGTGCGAAACGGGCTTTGAAACTCAAAGTGGGTGGTGCTTTCCATTCTCCGCTAATGGAGCCGGCTCGTGCTGAATTGGCAGATGCCATCGCTCATACCGATTTCCATGCTCCGAAATGTCCTGTTTATCAGAATGTGAATGCAGAACCTCAAACCGATCCTGAAACGATTAAGAAGAACCTTATCGCTCAATTGACCGCTCCGGTACGTTGGACACAAACTGTCCAAAACATGATCGCCGCCGGAGCCGATACATTTGTCGAGGTAGGACCGGGAGCTGTACTGCAAGGTTTGGTAAAGAAAATTTCGTCGGAAGTAGCGACTTCGGGAATCCAGTAA
- the serB gene encoding phosphoserine phosphatase SerB yields the protein MKPKTEIILINISGDDKPGVTTALAEVLARYDAFILDIGQADIHHTLSLGILFKTDETKSGDILKDLLFKAYELDVNIRFSPISEEEYTRWVGLQGKNRYIITILGRCITARQIGEVTRIVAEQGLNIDAIQRLTGRIPLDETVRPPKSCIELSVRGTPRDKVAMQSEFMQLSAHLGMDISLQEDSIYRRCRRLICFDMDSTLIETEVIDELAVRAGVGDEVKAITESAMRGEIDFCESFARRVGLLKGLDESVLKEVAESLPVTEGVDRLMQVLKRAGFKIAILSGGFTYFGNYLKQRYGIDYVYANELEIIDGKLTGRYVGDIVDGRRKAELLKLIAQVENVDIAQTIAVGDGANDLPMLSTAGLGIAYHAKPKVKENASQSISTIGLDGVLYFIGFKDSFISEAN from the coding sequence ATGAAACCGAAAACCGAAATTATACTTATTAATATATCGGGTGACGATAAACCGGGAGTAACGACCGCTTTGGCAGAAGTGTTAGCCCGGTACGATGCTTTTATTTTGGATATCGGGCAGGCCGATATTCACCATACGCTTTCGTTGGGAATATTATTTAAAACTGACGAAACCAAATCGGGCGATATACTTAAAGATCTCCTGTTCAAGGCCTATGAGCTTGATGTGAACATTCGTTTCTCTCCTATTAGTGAAGAGGAATATACGCGTTGGGTGGGGTTGCAGGGAAAGAACCGCTATATCATTACGATATTGGGGCGTTGTATTACAGCCCGTCAGATAGGTGAGGTCACCCGTATTGTGGCAGAGCAAGGATTAAATATCGATGCCATTCAACGACTTACGGGACGTATTCCGCTCGATGAAACGGTTCGGCCTCCCAAATCATGTATTGAGTTATCTGTGAGGGGTACGCCGAGAGATAAAGTGGCTATGCAGTCCGAGTTCATGCAACTTTCTGCACATTTGGGCATGGATATATCTTTGCAGGAAGATAGTATATATCGCCGTTGTCGTCGGTTGATCTGTTTCGATATGGATTCTACACTAATAGAAACCGAGGTTATCGACGAGTTGGCAGTGAGAGCCGGGGTAGGTGACGAAGTGAAAGCGATTACCGAGTCGGCTATGCGAGGGGAGATCGATTTTTGCGAGAGTTTCGCACGACGTGTCGGTCTGTTGAAAGGACTCGACGAATCGGTCTTGAAAGAAGTGGCTGAATCGCTTCCCGTCACCGAGGGCGTGGATCGTCTGATGCAAGTGTTGAAACGGGCAGGATTCAAAATTGCTATTCTTTCGGGTGGATTTACCTATTTCGGAAACTATTTGAAACAACGTTATGGAATCGATTATGTGTATGCCAATGAGTTGGAGATAATCGATGGGAAATTGACGGGACGTTATGTCGGCGATATTGTCGATGGGCGTCGAAAGGCTGAGTTGTTGAAATTGATAGCACAGGTAGAAAACGTGGATATAGCTCAGACGATAGCTGTCGGAGATGGGGCGAATGACTTGCCTATGTTGAGTACGGCAGGTTTAGGTATCGCTTATCATGCTAAACCGAAAGTGAAGGAAAACGCTAGCCAGTCTATATCGACGATAGGCCTCGATGGTGTTCTCTATTTTATCGGATTTAAAGATTCGTTTATTTCCGAAGCCAATTGA
- the tatC gene encoding twin-arginine translocase subunit TatC, with translation MDNELKEMSFWDHVDDLRRVILRSVGAIILLSVVFFTLMPRIFDSIILAPCHSDFILYRLLCDLSQHTSILPDFCNDHFEVKLINIQLASQFFIHMSTSMWIALLFAFPYVIYQLWTFVSPGLYAGEKRHARGAFLAGNIMFFIGIGVGYFLVFPLTLRFLAEYQVSEMIPNQISLDSYMSNFLTLNFIMGLVFELPLLCWLLSNMGLITRRFFKTYRRHAIVILLILAAFITPSSDPFTLSVVFVPLYALYELSAWVVKPASQKDDGNSEEDSNEILDEH, from the coding sequence ATGGATAACGAGCTGAAAGAGATGAGTTTTTGGGATCATGTCGATGACCTGCGCAGAGTCATACTACGCTCGGTCGGTGCAATTATCCTCTTATCGGTCGTGTTTTTCACTCTCATGCCTCGAATATTCGACAGCATTATCCTCGCACCCTGCCATTCTGATTTCATATTATATCGGCTACTTTGTGACCTGAGCCAACACACGTCCATCTTACCGGATTTTTGCAACGACCACTTCGAGGTAAAACTTATCAATATACAATTAGCTTCCCAGTTTTTTATCCACATGAGCACGTCCATGTGGATTGCCTTGTTGTTTGCGTTTCCATATGTCATCTATCAACTGTGGACTTTCGTCAGTCCGGGATTATACGCCGGCGAAAAACGACATGCCAGAGGGGCATTTCTCGCAGGAAATATCATGTTCTTTATCGGTATCGGAGTGGGATATTTTCTTGTATTTCCGTTAACGTTGCGTTTTTTGGCAGAGTACCAAGTGAGCGAAATGATTCCTAACCAAATCTCACTGGACTCATACATGAGCAACTTCCTCACACTTAATTTTATTATGGGACTCGTATTCGAATTACCCCTGCTGTGCTGGTTGTTGTCGAACATGGGGCTTATCACAAGACGTTTTTTCAAAACTTATCGCCGACATGCTATCGTCATACTACTTATATTAGCTGCGTTTATCACACCATCGAGCGACCCATTTACTTTGTCTGTCGTATTCGTTCCCTTATATGCATTATATGAATTGAGCGCATGGGTGGTTAAACCAGCTTCTCAAAAAGACGACGGAAATAGCGAAGAAGATAGTAACGAGATTTTAGACGAACATTAA
- the rfbD gene encoding dTDP-4-dehydrorhamnose reductase — protein sequence MTKKILITGANGQLGHEMRNALKGNNRFECIFTDVAELDICNAEAVKQIIADNHIDYIVNCAAYTQVDKAEDNAELCKKINTDAVENLARAAADYGARMIHISTDYVFNGRGYSPYTEDMPPDPQSVYGSTKLEGEKILTDICPESIIIRTAWLYSPYGNNFVKTMLHLGEEREELSVVADQIGTPTCAADLAQAILVILQADTFVPGTYHFSDEGVCSWYDFTVTIHRLAGITTCRVTPIRSDEYPSKAHRPFYSVLDKSKIKKTYGLTIPHWYESLSNCIKLLQETH from the coding sequence ATGACTAAGAAAATTCTTATTACGGGCGCTAACGGACAGTTGGGACATGAAATGCGGAACGCATTGAAAGGTAACAACCGTTTCGAATGTATCTTTACCGATGTCGCCGAATTGGACATCTGCAATGCCGAAGCCGTAAAACAAATCATAGCCGACAACCATATCGACTATATCGTCAACTGTGCCGCCTATACCCAGGTAGACAAAGCGGAAGACAATGCCGAACTTTGCAAAAAAATCAATACCGATGCTGTCGAAAACCTTGCTCGCGCGGCTGCCGATTACGGAGCCCGCATGATTCATATCTCCACCGACTATGTTTTCAACGGAAGAGGTTACAGTCCCTATACCGAAGATATGCCCCCTGACCCGCAATCGGTTTACGGTTCGACCAAACTAGAAGGCGAAAAAATATTGACCGACATCTGTCCCGAAAGCATTATCATTCGCACAGCATGGTTATACTCCCCTTATGGCAACAATTTTGTCAAAACCATGCTGCATTTAGGAGAAGAACGGGAGGAGTTATCGGTAGTCGCCGACCAGATAGGCACGCCCACTTGTGCCGCCGACCTCGCACAAGCAATCCTTGTCATACTGCAAGCGGATACATTCGTGCCGGGAACATACCATTTCTCCGACGAAGGGGTATGTAGTTGGTATGACTTCACAGTAACTATTCACAGGCTGGCCGGGATCACGACCTGTCGAGTGACACCGATACGAAGTGATGAATATCCCAGTAAGGCACACAGACCTTTTTACAGCGTCCTCGATAAAAGTAAAATTAAAAAAACATACGGGCTGACTATTCCTCACTGGTACGAAAGCCTGTCGAATTGCATAAAACTATTACAAGAAACCCATTAA
- the tatA gene encoding twin-arginine translocase TatA/TatE family subunit yields MNTFSAILLLFGNLGTTELIVILVVVLLLFGGRKIPELMHGIGKGVRSFKKGMNEIEEEINAPVSKNEEQKKEEGK; encoded by the coding sequence ATGAACACATTTTCTGCAATACTTTTACTCTTCGGTAACCTCGGTACGACAGAGCTTATTGTTATATTGGTAGTGGTTTTACTTCTTTTTGGAGGTAGAAAAATACCGGAATTGATGCACGGTATCGGGAAGGGTGTACGTAGTTTCAAAAAGGGAATGAACGAAATCGAAGAGGAAATAAATGCCCCGGTCTCCAAAAACGAGGAACAGAAAAAGGAAGAAGGGAAATAA
- a CDS encoding DUF4924 family protein: MIIASQKKKENIAEYLLYMWQIEDIIRAYGLDIDQIQKHIIDSYDLPEEQKKSMRDWYESLIDMMHSEGVEKKGHLQLNKNVLIDLTDLHLRLLKSTREPFYGAAFFKTLPYIVELRAKSGEGKTGELETCFNALYGVLLLRLQKKEIQSDTLKAIQQISAFLSILAEKYKQEKAGELELE; this comes from the coding sequence ATGATCATAGCCAGTCAGAAAAAAAAGGAAAATATTGCCGAATACTTGCTGTATATGTGGCAAATCGAGGATATTATCCGAGCTTACGGGCTGGATATAGACCAAATACAAAAGCATATCATCGATTCTTATGACTTACCCGAGGAACAAAAAAAGAGCATGCGGGATTGGTACGAATCACTCATCGATATGATGCACTCGGAGGGTGTAGAAAAGAAAGGCCATCTACAACTGAACAAAAACGTACTTATCGACTTGACAGATTTGCACCTGCGTTTGCTGAAATCTACCCGAGAACCGTTTTACGGAGCAGCATTTTTCAAGACTCTGCCCTATATAGTGGAGCTGAGAGCCAAATCGGGAGAGGGAAAGACCGGTGAATTGGAAACATGTTTCAATGCGTTGTACGGAGTATTGTTACTGCGATTGCAGAAAAAAGAAATCCAATCCGACACACTGAAAGCTATTCAACAGATATCGGCTTTTCTTTCGATTCTCGCCGAGAAATACAAACAGGAAAAAGCCGGAGAATTGGAACTGGAATAA
- a CDS encoding redoxin domain-containing protein, with protein sequence MKKTKSVIGMLALVLLFSSAFNPVETGLKEGKQAPMLKLKNSEGAVTLSELKGRYVLLNFWAGYDAPSRMENIRFAREIDKSEIENISLVSVSFDTSRKVFEETIKRDGLNTATQFYDKDGSQSDIFDNYRLNKGFASYLISPEGVIIAKDPDPEQLTKLIRQ encoded by the coding sequence ATGAAGAAAACAAAGTCAGTTATTGGTATGCTGGCGTTGGTTTTATTGTTTTCGTCGGCTTTCAATCCGGTAGAAACTGGATTAAAAGAAGGGAAACAAGCTCCGATGTTGAAATTAAAAAATTCAGAGGGGGCAGTTACTCTCAGTGAATTAAAAGGCCGATATGTTTTGCTGAATTTCTGGGCCGGATACGATGCTCCGTCTCGTATGGAAAATATACGGTTTGCCCGAGAAATAGACAAAAGCGAAATCGAAAACATTAGTCTCGTATCGGTATCGTTCGATACCAGTCGAAAAGTCTTCGAAGAGACGATCAAACGAGACGGACTAAACACCGCTACCCAATTCTATGACAAAGACGGTTCTCAATCGGATATATTCGATAACTACCGTCTGAACAAAGGATTCGCCAGTTATCTGATTTCGCCCGAGGGTGTCATCATCGCCAAAGACCCGGATCCAGAACAATTGACAAAACTTATTCGTCAATAA
- a CDS encoding MgtC/SapB family protein has protein sequence MNLFNDFLNTISDTEVTTTSAIFKLMLSLLLGGIVGFERKRKGQVAGARTFALISMGATLAMIISIYIPQVYLGLKNGDPGRVAAQVITGVGFLGAGAIIQTKGSIRGLTTAAGIWMVAALGLAVGVGLYVIAVISTILILFTLVSLEQYERRTNLDREGKIIHLKAAEIVEDLTRYEKLLGEYKVSLHNVLVEYNYSEQKTDLKFIVLSRSTTDFVSLFSHMRNIYRTEYISLQNEI, from the coding sequence ATGAACCTCTTCAATGATTTTCTGAATACTATTTCGGATACAGAGGTTACGACGACCTCGGCTATATTCAAGTTGATGCTGAGTTTGTTGTTGGGGGGTATCGTGGGCTTTGAGCGAAAGCGGAAAGGCCAAGTAGCCGGTGCTCGTACATTTGCGCTCATCTCTATGGGTGCAACGTTGGCGATGATTATCTCTATCTATATTCCACAGGTTTATTTGGGATTGAAAAACGGAGACCCGGGACGAGTTGCCGCACAAGTGATTACAGGTGTCGGTTTCTTGGGTGCGGGAGCCATCATTCAAACAAAAGGTTCGATACGAGGTCTGACCACAGCTGCCGGTATTTGGATGGTGGCGGCTTTGGGTTTGGCGGTAGGTGTAGGTCTTTATGTTATTGCGGTTATTTCGACCATATTGATATTGTTCACATTGGTGAGTTTGGAACAATATGAACGTCGGACGAATTTAGACCGGGAAGGAAAAATTATACATTTGAAAGCGGCCGAGATTGTCGAGGATTTGACCCGGTATGAAAAATTATTGGGTGAGTATAAGGTTTCGTTACACAATGTGTTGGTAGAATATAATTATTCGGAACAGAAGACCGATTTGAAATTTATCGTTTTGTCTCGGTCTACGACCGATTTTGTTTCTCTTTTTTCCCATATGCGTAATATTTACCGAACGGAATATATTTCACTTCAAAACGAGATTTGA